A genomic region of Bombus pyrosoma isolate SC7728 linkage group LG6, ASM1482585v1, whole genome shotgun sequence contains the following coding sequences:
- the LOC122568456 gene encoding methionine--tRNA ligase, cytoplasmic isoform X1, giving the protein MKMNITTNEGNPNTLKLVIAAKVAQHAVTVKTVQPKVGVLSRLPSIELSSGLVLFSTNAAMQLIVPSLSQESKILNNKWLEWEISQLQPAIAFYGNTGIYKTTQKSCLWSLLRELNNALEDKQYLIKDNNDLSLADICIWVTLWSTVMVTEIGNELSKEYLSIKNWISSIELLPVIQNSIEEYKFERGSKAIFSIQAVSWFPVNTNSNPKPSKPADLQLSSTKEKEVEAVSQEEIQNISSNWFSKSYPDVKNFPYPVLPKKGEKNILVTSALPYVNNVPHLGNIIGCVLSADIFARYCRQRNYNTLFISGTDEYGTATEAKALEEKTTPQNICDKFFDIHNDVYRWFNIGFDYFGRTTTPEQTEIVQSFFLKIKSEGYVLSETVDQLLCESCDRFLADRFVEGTCPRCKYEDARGDQCDGCGHLVNATDLVSPRCKVCSNRPIVKKSQQFFLDLPKLENKLKEWSSTVEKGWSSVAKVVAKPWLRDGLKPRCITRDLKWGIPVPVKGFENKVFYVWFDAPFGYISITKRYTKEYQQWWKPTDVQVDLYQFMAKDNVPFHAIMFPAYLLAANEGYTLMKHLMATEYLNYEDTKFSKSRGIGVFGTDARDTGIPADVWRFYLAYVRPETQDSNFNWVDLATKNNSELLNNFGNFVNRALVFAEKYFDSKIPPIELQEDDLILLVLAQRELSSYIHALEQAKLRDGLKNVLAISKHGNQYMQFQEPWVKIKGTDNDKKRAGTIIGICCNLACLLSALLAPFMPCTARELRSQLGLQTNNYGYIPDVITSILPTGHKIGKPSPLFKKIEDKDVETLRKKYAGKQETTSSSGHGDVKSLDSAIAELDNKVKKLKAKFDKSGWPSSQIQIFSALKKKLPDLISEKSKSPESKSKKPETVLVPEQNGDVAMDVASLEAAIAKQGDLVRQLKAKEEKSVWQPEVEKLLKLKKQLGDLTGTAAAPTDKKSKKKK; this is encoded by the exons TTGGCGTTTTGAGCCGTTTACCTTCTATTGAACTTTCATCTGGGTTAGTACTATTTAGTACTAATGCAGCAATGCAGCTCATAGTACCTTCTTTATCTCAAGAGtcaaaaattcttaataataaatggtTGGAATGGGAAATATCTCAGTTACAg CCAGCTATAGCATTTTATGGTAATACAGGGATTTACAAAACCACACAAAAGTCATGTTTATGGTCCTTATTAAGAGAACTTAATAATGCGTTAGAAGACAAACAATACTTAATTAAg gaTAATAATGACTTATCATTGgcagatatatgtatttggGTAACTCTATGGTCTACAGTAATGGTCACAGAAATTGGAAATGAATTaagtaaagaatatttatcaattaaaaattggatATCCAGTATTGAATTGCTGCCAGTTATACAG AATTCCATTGaagaatacaaatttgaaaGAGGCTCAAAAGCAATTTTCAGTATTCAAGCTGTATCTTGGTTTCCTGTTAATACTAATTCAAATCCTAAACCTTCTAAACCAGCTGAT TTGCAGCTTAGTTCaactaaagaaaaagaagtggAAGCAGTTAGTCaggaagaaatacaaaatatctcaAGCAATTGGTTTTCTAAATCATATCCTGATGTAAAGAACTTTCCTTATCCTGT GTTGccaaaaaaaggagaaaaaaatattttagtaacatCAGCATTACCTTATGTCAACAATGTTCCTCATTTAGGAAATATTATTGGTTGTGTTCTTTCTGCTGATATTTTTGCTCG ATATTGTAGACAAAGAAACTATAATACCCTTTTTATTAG TGGTACTGACGAATATGGTACTGCTACAGAAGCTAAAGCTTTGGAAGAGAAAACGACACCCCAAAATATTTGTGATAAATTTTTTGACATACATAATGATGTTTATCGATGGTTTAATATTGGGTTTGACTATTTTGGTCGTACTACTACCCCAGAACAAACAGA aattgtacaatcatttttcttaaaaattaaatcagaAGGATATGTATTAAGTGAAACTGTAGACCAGCTTCTGTGTGAGTCCTGTGATAGGTTCTTGGCCGATAGATTTGTAGAAGGAACTTGTCCAAGATGTAAATATGAAGATGCACGTGGCGATCAGTGTGATGGATGCGGTCATTTAGTGAATGCAACGGATCTTGTATCTCCGCGATGTAAAGTATGTAGTAATAGACCTATTGTTAAAAAGTCGCAACAATTCTTCTTAGATTTACCGAAG TTAGAAAACAAGTTAAAAGAGTGGTCCTCAACAGTAGAAAAGGGATGGTCAAGCGTCGCAAAAGTGGTTGCAAAACCGTGGCTACGTGATGGACTTAAACCACGATGTATAACAAGAGATTTAAAATGGGGAATACCTGTTCCAGTAAAAggttttgaaaataaagtattttacgtttggTTCGACGCTCCTTTTGGTTATATCAGTATTACAAAAAGATATACGAAGGAATACCAACAATGGTGGAAGCCTACAGATGTACAAGTTGATCTGTACCAATTTATGGCAAAGGACAATGTTCCATTCCACGCAATTATGTTCCCTGCTTATTTATTAGCAGCTAATGAAGGTTATACATTGATGAAGCATTTAATGGCAACAG AATACCTCAATTATGAAGACACAAAGTTTTCTAAATCGAGAGGTATTGGAGTATTTGGAACTGATGCTAGGGATACAGGTATACCGGCTGATGTTTGGCGATTTTATCTTGCATATGTTAGACCCGAAACGCAagattcgaattttaattGGGTGGATTTAGCGACTAAAAATAATAgtgaattattaaacaattttggaaattttgttaatag gGCTCTAGTATTTGCGGAAAAATACTTTGATTCTAAGATACCGCCAATAGAACTTCAGGAAGATGACTTAATATTACTGGTACTAGCTCAGCGTGAATTATCATCTTATATACATGCTTTGGAACAAGCTAAATTACGTGATGGTTTGAAAAACGTTTTAGCAATTTCAAAACATGGAAATCAATACATGCAATTCCAAGAGCCATGGGTGAAAATTAAAGGAACAGATAACGATAA AAAAAGAGCTGGAACGATCATCGGTATTTGCTGTAACTTGGCATGTCTTTTATCAGCCCTTTTGGCTCCATTCATGCCATGCACCGCCCGCGAATTAAGATCCCAATTAGGATTGCAAACTAATAACTATGGCTATATACCTGATGTTATCACAAGCATACTTCCCACAGGACACAAAATTGGTAAACCATCTCcgctatttaaaaaaatagaggaTAAAGATGTAGAAAcattaagaaaaaagtatgCTGGTAAGCAAGAAACTACAAGTAGCAGTGGACACGGAGATGTAAAATCATTGGATAGTGCAATTGCAGAATTG gacaataaagttaaaaaacTAAAGGCCAAGTTCGATAAAAGTGGATGGCCATCCagtcaaattcaaattttctcaGCTTTAAAGAAAAAGCTTCCTGATCTCATAAGTGAAAAAAGTAAATCCCCTGAATCGAAAAGTAAAAAACCTGAAACGGTTTTGGTACCTGAACAAAATGGAGATGTTGCAATGGACGTAGCAAGTTTGGAAGCGGCCATCGCTAAACag gGCGATCTTGTACGTCAATTGAAAgctaaagaagaaaaatctgtATGGCAACCagaagtagaaaaattattgaaactcAAAAAACAATTAGGAGATCTCACTGGAACAGCTGCAGCTCCGACTGacaaaaaatcgaagaaaaagaaataa
- the LOC122568456 gene encoding methionine--tRNA ligase, cytoplasmic isoform X2 has protein sequence MVTEIGNELSKEYLSIKNWISSIELLPVIQNSIEEYKFERGSKAIFSIQAVSWFPVNTNSNPKPSKPADLQLSSTKEKEVEAVSQEEIQNISSNWFSKSYPDVKNFPYPVLPKKGEKNILVTSALPYVNNVPHLGNIIGCVLSADIFARYCRQRNYNTLFISGTDEYGTATEAKALEEKTTPQNICDKFFDIHNDVYRWFNIGFDYFGRTTTPEQTEIVQSFFLKIKSEGYVLSETVDQLLCESCDRFLADRFVEGTCPRCKYEDARGDQCDGCGHLVNATDLVSPRCKVCSNRPIVKKSQQFFLDLPKLENKLKEWSSTVEKGWSSVAKVVAKPWLRDGLKPRCITRDLKWGIPVPVKGFENKVFYVWFDAPFGYISITKRYTKEYQQWWKPTDVQVDLYQFMAKDNVPFHAIMFPAYLLAANEGYTLMKHLMATEYLNYEDTKFSKSRGIGVFGTDARDTGIPADVWRFYLAYVRPETQDSNFNWVDLATKNNSELLNNFGNFVNRALVFAEKYFDSKIPPIELQEDDLILLVLAQRELSSYIHALEQAKLRDGLKNVLAISKHGNQYMQFQEPWVKIKGTDNDKKRAGTIIGICCNLACLLSALLAPFMPCTARELRSQLGLQTNNYGYIPDVITSILPTGHKIGKPSPLFKKIEDKDVETLRKKYAGKQETTSSSGHGDVKSLDSAIAELDNKVKKLKAKFDKSGWPSSQIQIFSALKKKLPDLISEKSKSPESKSKKPETVLVPEQNGDVAMDVASLEAAIAKQGDLVRQLKAKEEKSVWQPEVEKLLKLKKQLGDLTGTAAAPTDKKSKKKK, from the exons ATGGTCACAGAAATTGGAAATGAATTaagtaaagaatatttatcaattaaaaattggatATCCAGTATTGAATTGCTGCCAGTTATACAG AATTCCATTGaagaatacaaatttgaaaGAGGCTCAAAAGCAATTTTCAGTATTCAAGCTGTATCTTGGTTTCCTGTTAATACTAATTCAAATCCTAAACCTTCTAAACCAGCTGAT TTGCAGCTTAGTTCaactaaagaaaaagaagtggAAGCAGTTAGTCaggaagaaatacaaaatatctcaAGCAATTGGTTTTCTAAATCATATCCTGATGTAAAGAACTTTCCTTATCCTGT GTTGccaaaaaaaggagaaaaaaatattttagtaacatCAGCATTACCTTATGTCAACAATGTTCCTCATTTAGGAAATATTATTGGTTGTGTTCTTTCTGCTGATATTTTTGCTCG ATATTGTAGACAAAGAAACTATAATACCCTTTTTATTAG TGGTACTGACGAATATGGTACTGCTACAGAAGCTAAAGCTTTGGAAGAGAAAACGACACCCCAAAATATTTGTGATAAATTTTTTGACATACATAATGATGTTTATCGATGGTTTAATATTGGGTTTGACTATTTTGGTCGTACTACTACCCCAGAACAAACAGA aattgtacaatcatttttcttaaaaattaaatcagaAGGATATGTATTAAGTGAAACTGTAGACCAGCTTCTGTGTGAGTCCTGTGATAGGTTCTTGGCCGATAGATTTGTAGAAGGAACTTGTCCAAGATGTAAATATGAAGATGCACGTGGCGATCAGTGTGATGGATGCGGTCATTTAGTGAATGCAACGGATCTTGTATCTCCGCGATGTAAAGTATGTAGTAATAGACCTATTGTTAAAAAGTCGCAACAATTCTTCTTAGATTTACCGAAG TTAGAAAACAAGTTAAAAGAGTGGTCCTCAACAGTAGAAAAGGGATGGTCAAGCGTCGCAAAAGTGGTTGCAAAACCGTGGCTACGTGATGGACTTAAACCACGATGTATAACAAGAGATTTAAAATGGGGAATACCTGTTCCAGTAAAAggttttgaaaataaagtattttacgtttggTTCGACGCTCCTTTTGGTTATATCAGTATTACAAAAAGATATACGAAGGAATACCAACAATGGTGGAAGCCTACAGATGTACAAGTTGATCTGTACCAATTTATGGCAAAGGACAATGTTCCATTCCACGCAATTATGTTCCCTGCTTATTTATTAGCAGCTAATGAAGGTTATACATTGATGAAGCATTTAATGGCAACAG AATACCTCAATTATGAAGACACAAAGTTTTCTAAATCGAGAGGTATTGGAGTATTTGGAACTGATGCTAGGGATACAGGTATACCGGCTGATGTTTGGCGATTTTATCTTGCATATGTTAGACCCGAAACGCAagattcgaattttaattGGGTGGATTTAGCGACTAAAAATAATAgtgaattattaaacaattttggaaattttgttaatag gGCTCTAGTATTTGCGGAAAAATACTTTGATTCTAAGATACCGCCAATAGAACTTCAGGAAGATGACTTAATATTACTGGTACTAGCTCAGCGTGAATTATCATCTTATATACATGCTTTGGAACAAGCTAAATTACGTGATGGTTTGAAAAACGTTTTAGCAATTTCAAAACATGGAAATCAATACATGCAATTCCAAGAGCCATGGGTGAAAATTAAAGGAACAGATAACGATAA AAAAAGAGCTGGAACGATCATCGGTATTTGCTGTAACTTGGCATGTCTTTTATCAGCCCTTTTGGCTCCATTCATGCCATGCACCGCCCGCGAATTAAGATCCCAATTAGGATTGCAAACTAATAACTATGGCTATATACCTGATGTTATCACAAGCATACTTCCCACAGGACACAAAATTGGTAAACCATCTCcgctatttaaaaaaatagaggaTAAAGATGTAGAAAcattaagaaaaaagtatgCTGGTAAGCAAGAAACTACAAGTAGCAGTGGACACGGAGATGTAAAATCATTGGATAGTGCAATTGCAGAATTG gacaataaagttaaaaaacTAAAGGCCAAGTTCGATAAAAGTGGATGGCCATCCagtcaaattcaaattttctcaGCTTTAAAGAAAAAGCTTCCTGATCTCATAAGTGAAAAAAGTAAATCCCCTGAATCGAAAAGTAAAAAACCTGAAACGGTTTTGGTACCTGAACAAAATGGAGATGTTGCAATGGACGTAGCAAGTTTGGAAGCGGCCATCGCTAAACag gGCGATCTTGTACGTCAATTGAAAgctaaagaagaaaaatctgtATGGCAACCagaagtagaaaaattattgaaactcAAAAAACAATTAGGAGATCTCACTGGAACAGCTGCAGCTCCGACTGacaaaaaatcgaagaaaaagaaataa